A DNA window from Theobroma cacao cultivar B97-61/B2 chromosome 5, Criollo_cocoa_genome_V2, whole genome shotgun sequence contains the following coding sequences:
- the LOC18598249 gene encoding F-box/kelch-repeat protein At1g57790: MAGRKKRKLKLLAETANGDERTATEDGKERLELQTWSDLPVELLELIMSHLTLEDNVRASAVCKRWHKVAISVRVVNQSPWLMYFPKYGNLYEFYDPSERKTYSLELPELLGSRVCYTKDGWLLLYRPRNHRVFFFNPFTREMIKLPRFELTYQIVAFSCAPTSTSCVVFTIKHISPTIVAISTCHPGASEWATVNHQNRLPFVSSIWNKLVFCSGIFYCLSLTGWLGVYDPLERTWNVLAVPPPRCPENFFAKNWWKGKFMAEHNGDILVIYTCCTENPIIFKLDQSEMVWEEMKTLDGVTLFASFLSSHSRIDLPGIMRNSVYFSKVRFFGKRCISYSLDDCRYYPRKQCYDWGEQDPFENIWIEPPEDASSFF, translated from the exons ATGGCtgggagaaagaaaagaaagcttaaatt GTTAGCTGAAACAGCAAATGGGGATGAAAGAACAGCAACTGAGGATGGGAAGGAGAGGTTGGAGCTACAAACATGGTCTGATCTTCCTGTAGAACTTTTGGAATTGATTATGTCCCACCTAACACTAGAGGATAACGTTCGGGCATCTGCTGTCTGCAAGAGGTGGCACAAAGTTGCAATTTCTGTGCGGGTGGTGAATCAATCACCATGGCTCATGTACTTTCCAAAATATGGTAATTTATATGAGTTCTATGATCCATCAGAGCGCAAAACCTACTCCCTTGAGCTACCAGAGTTGCTTGGATCCAGGGTTTGTTACACTAAAGATGGTTGGTTGTTGCTATACAGACCCAGAAATCACCGTGTATTCTTCTTTAATCCCTTCACTCGTGAGATGATTAAGCTTCCCAGATTTGAGTTGACATATCAGATAGTCGCCTTCTCTTGTGCCCCAACATCTACCAGCTGTGTGGTTTTTACAATTAAGCACATCAGTCCTACTATTGTTGCTATCAGCACATGCCATCCTGGGGCATCAGAGTGGGCCACTGTTAATCACCAGAATCGCTTGCCATTTGTCAGTAGCATTTGGAACAAACTTGTATTCTGCAGTGGAATCTTTTATTGTCTTAGTCTCACCGGTTGGTTAGGGGTTTATGATCCTCTGGAGCGTACTTGGAATGTTCTTGCTGTTCCTCCACCGAGATGTCCTGAGAATTTTTTTGCCAAAAATTGGTGGAAGGGCAAATTTATGGCAGAGCATAATGGAGATATCTTAGTTATCTATACATGTTGTACGGAGAACCCCATTATATTTAAACTGGATCAATCAGAAATGGTATGGGAAGAAATGAAAACCCTTGATGGTGTGACACTATTTGCAAGTTTCTTGTCATCTCATTCAAGAATTGATCTCCCTGGAATAATGAGGAACAGTGTCTACTTCTCTAAAGTTCGTTTCTTTGGAAAGCGTTGCATATCATACTCGCTTGATGACTGTAGATACTATCCCCGTAAACAGTGCTATGACTGGGGAGAGCAAGATCCCTTTGAGAACATATGGATTGAACCACCCGAGGATGCCTCATCCTTCTTCTGA
- the LOC18598254 gene encoding ABC transporter B family member 29, chloroplastic isoform X1, which yields MPLHRLILLSPPSQPPLPPPSLHLHLRPTSKLETKFLRFNSPSRLPFIPPLKLINSTKLPLNPQTQQNPLSKTLETLTKLKPFLQTNHQPILLGWLCSSISVFSLLKVIPRIGSFSSNLTNNISISKLGDQGLVLGVLLLAKLVACYWKQVFLWEAALRVVYQMRVFVFEKVLERELGFFEGGNAVSPGDIAYRITAEASDVADIVFALLNTIVPNILQLFAMATQMLVISPSLSLISAMVIPCMAFVIAYLGERLLKISTRAHLSIATLAAYLNEVLPAILFVKANNAELSEHARFQRLAYADLSQRLEKKKMKTLIPQIIQIIYFGALFILCIGSLVVSRGSFDACSMVSFVTSLILLVEPIQGIGKAYNELKQGEPAVERLFFLTKLEFKVIEKPDAIDLSHVNGEVKFCDVSFKYADNMPHVLDGLNLHIKAGETIALVGPSGGGKTTLVKLLLRLYKPSSGSILVDNRNIQNIRLESLRRHVGLVSQDIMLFSGTVAENIGYRDLMTNIDMERVELAARIANADEFVRTLPEGYRSHIGPRGSLLSAGQKQRLAIARAVYQNSSILVLDEATSALDSRSELLVRQAVERLMENHTVLVIAHRLETVLMADRAFLLQDGKLEELTESPLLAGHCDSLMSTGVVI from the exons ATGCCCCTACACCGCCTGATCCTTCTCTCTCCACCGTCGCAACCACCGCTACCTCCGCCCTCTCTCCACCTCCACCTCCGCCCTACATCCAAACTTGAAACCAAATTTCTTCGCTTCAATTCACCCTCGAGACTTCCCTTCATACCCCCACTCAAACTCATAAATTCCACCAAACTCCCCTTAAACCCCCAAACCCAACAGAACCCACTTTCCAAAACACTTGAAACGCTCACCAAACTCAAACCCTTCCTTCAAACCAATCACCAACCCATCCTCCTTGGCTGGCTCTGCAGCTCCATCTCTGTTTTCTCCCTTTTAAAAGTGATCCCCAGAATTGGCTCCTTCTCTTCAAACTTAACCAACAACATTTCCATTTCCAAATTGGGTGACCAGGGCCTTGTTCTTGGGGTTTTGTTGTTGGCGAAGTTGGTCGCTTGTTACtggaaacaagtttttttatGGGAAGCGGCGTTAAGGGTAGTGTATCAGATGAGAGTTTTTGTTTTCGAAAAGGTTTTGGAGAGAGAATTGGGTTTTTTTGAAGGGGGCAATGCGGTTTCTCCTGGGGATATTGCTTATCGGATTACTGCTGAGGCTTCTGATGTTGCTGATATTGTTTTTGCTCTCCTCAAT ACTATTGTGCCCAACATTCTGCAATTATTTGCAATGGCGACTCAGATGCTGGTTATCAGTCCTTCCCTCTCCTTGATATCAGCAATG GTGATTCCATGTATGGCCTTCGTTATAGCTTATCTTGGTGAAAGACTTCTTAAGATATCTACAAGAGCACATCTGAGTATTGCCACTCTTGCAGCTTATCTGAATGAG gTCCTCCCAGCCATTCTTTTTGTGAAAGCAAACAATGCAGAGTTGTCTGAGCATGCCAGATTTCAAAGGCTTGCTTATGCAGATTTATCTCAACGtttggaaaagaagaaaatgaagacaTTAATCCCCCAGATCatacaaataatttattttggaGCTTTATTTATACTTTGCATTGGATCCCTGGTGGTTTCACGTGGTTCTTTTGATGCCTGTAGCATGGTTTCTTTTGTAACATCACTGATATTGTTGGTTGAGCCTATACAG GGTATCGGGAAAGCATACAATGAGTTGAAGCAAGGAGAACCAGCTGTCGAACGCTTATTTTTTTTGACCAAGTTGGAGTTTAAG GTCATTGAGAAACCAGATGCCATTGATTTAAGCCATGTCAATGGGGAGGTGAAGTTCTGTGATGTCTCATTTAAATATGCAGACAACATGCCTCATGTTTTGGATGGGTTGAACCTCCATATAAAGGCTGGGGAGACAATAGCTCTTGTTGGACCATCTGGAGGAGGAAAGACAACCCTTGTAAAATTGCTTCTTCGCCTATATAAACCTTCATCCG GTTCTATACTTGTTGATAACCGCAACATTCAGAACATCCGATTAGAAAGTTTGAGAAGACATGTTGGTCTTGTTTCCCAGGATATA ATGCTTTTTTCTGGGACAGTTGCTGAAAACATTGGGTACAGGGATCTAATGACAAACATTGACATGGAGAGGGTTGAGCTGGCAGCCCGTATTGCAAATGCAGATGAATTTGTCAGAACACTTCCAGAAGGATACAGAAGCCATATTGGACCAAGGGGCTCGCTTTTAAGTGCAGGTCagaagcaaag ACTAGCTATTGCAAGGGCAGTCTATCAGAATTCATCTATTCTGGTTTTGGATGAAGCAACTTCTGCGCTTGACAGTAGGTCTGAGTTATTGGTGAGGCAAGCTGTTGAGCGCTTGATGGAAAATCACACA GTGCTGGTCATAGCCCATCGTTTGGAAACAGTTTTAATGGCGGATCGGGCATTCCTTTTACAAGATGGGAAGCTGGAGGAGTTAACTGAGTCACCTCTTTTGGCTGGTCACTGTGACTCATTGATGTCTACTGGTGTTGTGATTTGA
- the LOC18598251 gene encoding heterogeneous nuclear ribonucleoprotein R, producing the protein MPRTREETEEQVDLDGDNEPEETIEEEVEYEEVEEEEEVEVEEEVEEEVEEEEENAELADVHKGSDADEVMNDPETEEEKKKKHAELLALPPHGSEVYLGGIPHDASEEDLRRFCESIGEVTEVRIMKGKDSGEAKGYAFVTFRSKELASKAIEKLNNYELKGKKIKCSTSQAKNKLFIGNVPRHWGEEDMKKVVTEIGPGVNCIELLKDPMNPSRNRGFVFIEYYNHACAEYSRQKMLKPTFTLDNNAPTVSWADPRNAESSAATQVKALYVKNLPKDITQDRLKKLFEHHGKITKVVVPPAKAGKEDSRYGFVHFAERSSAMKALKNTEKYEIDGQLLECSLAKPQADQKSSGGSGPQNSTLNSSFLPPLGYGLFGGAYGGLGTGFGPEGFGQPMIYGRGPTPAGMAMMPMLLPDGRIGYVLQQPGMQPHSPPVQPRSSRGGASGSASGGRRGSSDSSRGRSRYNPY; encoded by the exons ATGCCAAGGACAAGGGAAGAGACTGAAGAGCAGGTGGACCTTGATGGAGATAATGAACCTGAGGAGACTATAGAGGAAGAGGTTGAATATGAAGAAGTAGAGGAAGAGGAGGAAGTGGAAGTTGAGGAAGAGGTAGAAGAGGAGGTGGAAGAAGAGGAGGAGAATGCTGAGCTTGCTGATGTGCATAAGGGCTCTGATGCTGATGAGGTAATGAATGATCCCGAGAcagaggaagaaaagaaaaagaagcatgCAGAGCTTCTTGCACTTCCTCCTCATGGATCAGAGGTCTACCTTGGTGGCATTCCTCATGATGCTTCCGAAGAGGACTTGAGGAGATTTTGTGAATCTATAGGAGAAGTCACAGAG GTTAGGATAATGAAGGGGAAAGATTCAGGGGAGGCCAAGGGTTATGCTTTTGTGACCTTTAGATCCAAAGAGTTGGCTTCCAAAGCGATTGAAAAACTGAATAATTATGAATTAAAG gggaaaaagataaaatgttCAACATCTCAAGCAAAGAATAAGCTGTTCATTGGTAATGTTCCTAGACACTGGGGGGAGGAAGATATGAAGAAGGTTGTAACAGAGATTGGGCCTGGAGTCAATTGTATTGAATTGTTGAAG GATCCAATGAACCCCAGCCGAAACCGTGGATTCGTTTTTATTGAGTACTATAATCATGCATGTGCCGAATACTCAAGACAGAAGATGTTGAAGCCAACATTTACACTTGACAATAATGCTCCGACTGTTAGCTGGGCTGACCCAAGAAATGCAGAGTCTTCTGCTGCTACTCAG GTCAAGGCATTGTATGTCAAGAATTTACCAAAAGATATAACTCAGGATCGCCTAAAGAAGCTGTTTGAACATCACGGAAAGATCACAAAAGTTGTAGTTCCGCCTGCAAAAGCAGGAAAGGAGGATAGCAGATATGGTTTTGTGCATTTTGCGGAGAGGTCAAGTGCTATGAAAGCATTGAAGAACACTGAAAAATATGAGATTGATG GTCAACTATTGGAGTGTTCTCTTGCAAAGCCGCAAGCAGATCAGAAGTCGTCTGGAGGATCTGGCCCACAAAATTCAACCTTAAATTCAAGCTTCCTACCTCCTCTAGGATATGGTTTATTTGGGGGAGCATATGGTGGTCTTGGAACAGGATTTGGTCCTGAAGGCTTTGGACAG CCGATGATCTACGGTCGAGGTCCAACTCCTGCTGGCATGGCGATGATGCCAATGCTTTTGCCTGATGGAAGAATCGGATATGTTCT gCAACAGCCTGGAATGCAACCACACAGCCCTCCAGTGCAGCCCCGTAGTAGCAGGGGTGGTGCTAGTGGAAGCGCAAGTGGTGGAAGGCGTGGCAGCAGTGACAGTAGCCGAGGACGTAGTCGGTATAATCCATATTAG
- the LOC18598253 gene encoding replication protein A 14 kDa subunit B: MDTSSPAALVNGGLLRMHVGRKVRAVIQVVRSDVGSVVGKSTDDCQLVVKGSPPVSLTSYVEVIGVAENDNSIQAEIWTNFGDSFDTSNYDQLCQLANGEFKHLFL; this comes from the exons ATGGATACTTCAAGCCCTGCAGCTCTTGTCAATGGAGGATTGCTACGCATGCACGTGGGACGCAAGGTGCGGGCTGTGATTCAGGTTGTACGTTCTGATGTTGGATCTGTGGTGGGAAAGTCTACAGATGATTGCCAACTTGTTGTAAAAGGCTCCCCACCTGTTTCTCTTACAAGTTATGTCGAGGTTATTGGGGTTGCTGAGAATGATAATTCTATCCAGGCTGAAATATGGACCAACTTTGGTGATTCATTTG ACACATCCAACTATGATCAGCTCTGTCAGCTTGCAAATGGAGAGTTCAAACACCTATTCCTCTGA
- the LOC18598255 gene encoding uncharacterized protein LOC18598255 — MADGISDASGETFPAADINGELNPGENKDFKVDSVSFEIATSQEIKERVEAQEKKEKKDSMQTLKTAILVSAVVVAVAGAAFAITKKLKEK, encoded by the exons ATGGCAGATGGAATTTCTGATGCCTCTGGTGAAACGTTTCCGGCTGCTGACATTAATGGGGAGCTGAATCCCGGTGAAAACAAAGACTTTAAGGTTGATTCCGTGTCATTTGAGATTGCTACTTCTCAAGAAATCAAG GAACGAGTTGAGGCACAGgagaaaaaggagaagaaggaTTCAATGCAGACGCTCAAAACAGCAATTTTAGTTTCAGCAGTGGTGGTGGCGGTGGCAGGAGCAGCCTTTGCCATAACCaagaaattgaaagagaaatga
- the LOC18598254 gene encoding ABC transporter B family member 29, chloroplastic isoform X2, which translates to MPLHRLILLSPPSQPPLPPPSLHLHLRPTSKLETKFLRFNSPSRLPFIPPLKLINSTKLPLNPQTQQNPLSKTLETLTKLKPFLQTNHQPILLGWLCSSISVFSLLKVIPRIGSFSSNLTNNISISKLGDQGLVLGVLLLAKLVACYWKQVFLWEAALRVVYQMRVFVFEKVLERELGFFEGGNAVSPGDIAYRITAEASDVADIVFALLNTIVPNILQLFAMATQMLVISPSLSLISAMVIPCMAFVIAYLGERLLKISTRAHLSIATLAAYLNEGIGKAYNELKQGEPAVERLFFLTKLEFKVIEKPDAIDLSHVNGEVKFCDVSFKYADNMPHVLDGLNLHIKAGETIALVGPSGGGKTTLVKLLLRLYKPSSGSILVDNRNIQNIRLESLRRHVGLVSQDIMLFSGTVAENIGYRDLMTNIDMERVELAARIANADEFVRTLPEGYRSHIGPRGSLLSAGQKQRLAIARAVYQNSSILVLDEATSALDSRSELLVRQAVERLMENHTVLVIAHRLETVLMADRAFLLQDGKLEELTESPLLAGHCDSLMSTGVVI; encoded by the exons ATGCCCCTACACCGCCTGATCCTTCTCTCTCCACCGTCGCAACCACCGCTACCTCCGCCCTCTCTCCACCTCCACCTCCGCCCTACATCCAAACTTGAAACCAAATTTCTTCGCTTCAATTCACCCTCGAGACTTCCCTTCATACCCCCACTCAAACTCATAAATTCCACCAAACTCCCCTTAAACCCCCAAACCCAACAGAACCCACTTTCCAAAACACTTGAAACGCTCACCAAACTCAAACCCTTCCTTCAAACCAATCACCAACCCATCCTCCTTGGCTGGCTCTGCAGCTCCATCTCTGTTTTCTCCCTTTTAAAAGTGATCCCCAGAATTGGCTCCTTCTCTTCAAACTTAACCAACAACATTTCCATTTCCAAATTGGGTGACCAGGGCCTTGTTCTTGGGGTTTTGTTGTTGGCGAAGTTGGTCGCTTGTTACtggaaacaagtttttttatGGGAAGCGGCGTTAAGGGTAGTGTATCAGATGAGAGTTTTTGTTTTCGAAAAGGTTTTGGAGAGAGAATTGGGTTTTTTTGAAGGGGGCAATGCGGTTTCTCCTGGGGATATTGCTTATCGGATTACTGCTGAGGCTTCTGATGTTGCTGATATTGTTTTTGCTCTCCTCAAT ACTATTGTGCCCAACATTCTGCAATTATTTGCAATGGCGACTCAGATGCTGGTTATCAGTCCTTCCCTCTCCTTGATATCAGCAATG GTGATTCCATGTATGGCCTTCGTTATAGCTTATCTTGGTGAAAGACTTCTTAAGATATCTACAAGAGCACATCTGAGTATTGCCACTCTTGCAGCTTATCTGAATGAG GGTATCGGGAAAGCATACAATGAGTTGAAGCAAGGAGAACCAGCTGTCGAACGCTTATTTTTTTTGACCAAGTTGGAGTTTAAG GTCATTGAGAAACCAGATGCCATTGATTTAAGCCATGTCAATGGGGAGGTGAAGTTCTGTGATGTCTCATTTAAATATGCAGACAACATGCCTCATGTTTTGGATGGGTTGAACCTCCATATAAAGGCTGGGGAGACAATAGCTCTTGTTGGACCATCTGGAGGAGGAAAGACAACCCTTGTAAAATTGCTTCTTCGCCTATATAAACCTTCATCCG GTTCTATACTTGTTGATAACCGCAACATTCAGAACATCCGATTAGAAAGTTTGAGAAGACATGTTGGTCTTGTTTCCCAGGATATA ATGCTTTTTTCTGGGACAGTTGCTGAAAACATTGGGTACAGGGATCTAATGACAAACATTGACATGGAGAGGGTTGAGCTGGCAGCCCGTATTGCAAATGCAGATGAATTTGTCAGAACACTTCCAGAAGGATACAGAAGCCATATTGGACCAAGGGGCTCGCTTTTAAGTGCAGGTCagaagcaaag ACTAGCTATTGCAAGGGCAGTCTATCAGAATTCATCTATTCTGGTTTTGGATGAAGCAACTTCTGCGCTTGACAGTAGGTCTGAGTTATTGGTGAGGCAAGCTGTTGAGCGCTTGATGGAAAATCACACA GTGCTGGTCATAGCCCATCGTTTGGAAACAGTTTTAATGGCGGATCGGGCATTCCTTTTACAAGATGGGAAGCTGGAGGAGTTAACTGAGTCACCTCTTTTGGCTGGTCACTGTGACTCATTGATGTCTACTGGTGTTGTGATTTGA